AGGCAGCATTGAGGATCTAAACTCTGCATGCATATAGTTGGGCTATTAATTAGCCTACATGAAACCTGATTCCTTTTACCGCATcttttaaatgttgttgtttctgaATGATACTCAGAGTTGGTGGCAATCCTGGAGTGGTGGTCTGGGACAGAATGCACGCTCTACACAGACCCAAAAACCCATCACCTGTATGGAAAAGAGAATGCGATTGTGGTTATGAACCACAGTTTTGAGATAGACTTCCTGTGTGGATGGGCTTTCTGTGACAAGTTTGGAGTTCTTGGGGTAAGAGAGAAAGTGTCCTAGTACTAAGCCTTTTTGTAtattccttcttcttcttcttcttcttcttcttcgcctTTTTGTATAttcctcatttttatttattgcatttcaGTTCTGTcgttcaatttttttaaaatgctgtcaaTTCTGATACTGTCTAGAGCTCAAAAGTTTTGGCCAAAAAAGAGTTAAGTTATATTCCAATTATTGGCTGGATGTGGTACTTCCTGGAGATAGTGTTCTgcaagaggaagtgggaggagGACCGAAGGACTGTGGCTCAGAGTCTGCAGAACCTGCGGGACTACCCAGAAAATTACTGGGTACGTTTCAGCTTTGttataaaaacaagacagaactGAGAGTAATACATTATCCCTTGTGTGACATCACGTGTGattttgcatttgtattttaaatttctttcctgGCGATAGTTTTTGCTTTACTGTGAGGGCACACGCATGACACCACAGAAGCATCAGATCAGCATGCAGGTGGCTGAGAGCAAAGGTCTACCTAAACTGAAGTATCATCTTCTGCCTCGGACCAAAGGTTTCTGGGTAACTGTACAAAACCTCAGAGGAGTAGGTGAGTATCAGTCACTGGTAAAGATGATCACATGCAAATGTCTGGCTCTGTGAGCTGGATGCCTGTGAAAGAGAAAATCCTGATTTGACAATCAAATGAGGTTGACAGCTACCTGTAACTGCTGCGGTATGCTTTGCCTCATCCAGTTGCCGCTATTTATGATACCACATTGAACTTCAGAGACAACGAAACACCCAGCTTACTTGGAGTTCTTAACGGCAAGAAATATCAGGCAGACTTATATGTAAGGTACAAAGAAGCCTCTTGCTATGactattacattacattgaccATTTATCTGGCGTTGATCATCCAACTGAGAGATTTCATTTCCCTGTTGTCTTGCAGGAGAATCCCTCTAGAGCTGGTACCGGAGGATGAAGCAGAGTGTGGTGCCTGGCTCCACAAACTCTACCAAGAAAAGGTTAGCGGGTGTTGAAGTTGGTCGTATCTAGTGAATAGAGTTTCTCctacagtgtttttaaaaacactgtggGAAAACCCTGAGTTCAAGATGTGTTTGATGAATTTACCTCGAGTTCTACGGTCTTCACATCATGACCTCTGCAGCTCATTCATCTGAACTGGCTGGTGTTAATATGGAAGAAGgttgtaaatatttgtcttttttttttgacaatttctaaagatattaaaaaaaaaacttaatttagaACCAACTTCTGTTGTTCTTTTAACTACTTTGCTATTGAATTGTGCTTGCATTTGTATCTGAACAGGATAGTTTTCAGGAGCACTACGTGAAGACAGGGCGTTTCCCTGGTCCCACCGTGACTCCTCCATGTCCACCTTGGGCCCTGGTGAACTGGCTGTTCTGGATCTGCTTGCTCGTCTACCCACTGGGCCTGTTCTGCTATCAGCTAGCTAGCTCTGGATCTGTCCTTACAATCGTTGCTTCTTTGGCTTTATGTTCTGCAGGTTAGTTTCAGGTATTAATGCTTAAAATCGTCACCCTGAAGTGGGTGTCACAGTCCTTCCCTCATTTTAACCAGCTCCtttctgttttaaatgttcCATAAAGCAGCAGATTTGACAAATCGAAAGTAAGTACCCcccttttggaaaaaaaaaaatcatcagtttGGCAGCATGTTCCTAACAACACTCAGACATGTGATCAATTTTTAGTTAAAATTTGCTCAACTGAGCAGTAAACTGAGATGTTACATAGATAAATAATGTCTCCAACAGCATGTCACTGTTTTCATAATGTGCAAAAGGGATTTTGCAAAGTGACTGATGCAAGAGTCTTTGCAGGAAATCCTTTTGATAgttttcattcacacaaaacCAGATTTTGTCACAGTTTTCATTTAGTTTCTAAAGAGacaaatgtcttttctttttttttagggaGACAAGCCCATTTTAAAATATCTATTAATGATTATCTTTTAAACTGGAACAAAACTTGATTTTCTCCAGACATGGTTGTTGACGGATGTATTCGTCAGCCTCCAATTTCAGTGACAAATTGAACAATGTGGTGGAAGTCTGAAGGAAAGTCATACTTTGAGGGACAattctttaaaatgtaaagatatTTATCACAGAAAAAATGCAGTCTGTACATGATCTCAAAacctgtcattgtttttttttttttttgttttgacatgGTCGAATGATGTTCTTATACCTTTATTAAATCTTTCCTTCTCAGCTTCGGTTGGAGTTCGCTGGATGATTGGCCAGACTGAGATCAACAGAGGCTCAAATTATGGAAACTAAACTAACTAAAGACTAAAGACAACTAAAGACTGCTGAGCCAATCAGGGGTGCTGCTTTTATGCGCAGCTACTAGTTAGAGAGGTGACAAGCAGTACAATATGCAGACATCCCTATTACAGGATCTCCCGGTCCCACAAGTTCAAACTTGAGTGGAAGGTGTTGCTGTAGAAGGTCATAAGGTGAGAATGAGGAAGTTGAGTCTGCCATTGTGATGCAAACCATAAATGCTCTTGCTATTatggacaaataaatgttttactgaaaaacaaacaaacaagtttaATAGTATTAATTATAAAGCATGTGGAAGAACAGAGGACCAGATGTTATGATGTGTTTAAGGTTCTGTTAAGTATTGGTGCGAATATTTTCTAGCGAACAACTTATCTGTGATGTAAGATGGCAAAAAAAGGTTAAACAGTCATTCAGCAaagcacatactgtatctcTGCCTGCCTAGCTGAAGCCTTCATGACTCGATCCTGTTCCAAAGACTCATGAACATCTGATGGGTTGTTTGTCTGGAATGCATCATTTGTGTGACCTGTGGTGTGAAGCTGCACACCAGCTTCTGTGCAATGATTACCTGACTTCCAGATTTAACAAAATTGAGCATATCACATCTATTTGCAACAAAATCAACACCACACGTCCTTGTGTCACCAGAAACTCACATTCCTAGTTTTAAGTTGACTAGATTAACGTCTTTTTTAGATGGGGGAGttagaaatgtaaatgaatgaatgaaatgaactttattaatcccacatatgggaaattatttgtccattctAGCATTAGTCGTTAATAACacgcatactgtatatatgtgggTACAGGccggtaacacacacatatgaacacacacacaaagggcctgtaggcatgcaaatgatggggaggtagagtggcgggcagctcctttgtggtgcccccaatgagcaacttgttttGGGATAGTGCCTTTCTCCCGGGCACTTCGGCAGTgatcaggaggtgaactggcacttcccaatgccagttcacactccaaatgttttagACCACACAGGTCTCGAACTAGCcgccctccggtccccagcccgaGACTTCATGGACTGAACTCCTGCCACCtctattgtaatttttttgcacaatgttagagaaaatgggggaaaaaattcCTCCTTCAACAGGATGTTAACCAGTATTAAATATTTGCTCTCCTGGCCCAGGAGTCAGTGGAAACCGAGTCAGCAGTGTTCCTGATAACAGTCAGCAAAATAACCAAAAGAAGGAACACAAGGGCAATCTTGATGGTGTGTCAAAATTTCTTCATGGATGGCaggtgtaatttttttaatttagtttgtactttattgatccccagagtgGAAAATTTTCACTGCATTTTTATCCATGCCTGAGGGGCAGTGGACAGCATCCTTGAGAGCGCCTGAAGCAAGCTGGTATTTTCCTTAATGACTAAGGGGAGCCGGGTGCTTGAGCCACCGACCGTATGATGACAGCATGATGCTCTTACCTTCAAAGGCTCCACTGCCTACAAGATTTCCTTCCCATCACAAATATGAGGACCTAGCATAAGTGGTAACAAGAAGTTAACAATAATTTACCATTTATGACTATGAGATTATCCTCCTGGCACAACACAATAAacatctccctctctccaaAAAGCTGCATTCCTGAGAACTATTGTCCCATTCTGTAcagctgttttttattttatcagcagCTGCGCTTTAACTTCATCTTCAACCCTGTAAATTCCTCATCTGTTTTCCTCCTTATTTAACTACGGCACCTTTCTAAACagatatataatattaaaattcTCTGATCCTTGATTTTTACACATACCACCAAACTAAGATTTGCTGAGGCTCATATTGTAAATTGAAATGAGATTTGACAAAGGGAAAGGGTTTCATaatgtttcagttttttattttttatttgaaaaatatactgtttggaaataaataatttcacttACAGTACTtgaaactgaataaaaacattgtagTGAGAGAACGTAAACAGTAAAATGGGGTATTTGACACTTAGGCTAGGCGCTGAGTGCTAGTCACATCAAAATGCTCTAAATTAGAATTACCCCCCAATGGGACGTTATTGATTTACAAGATTTTCTGCTTTTCAGGTGATATTGCGTGATGTTTATGTGCTGAATTTTTCCTTGCTTTAGTCACATTCACATTTGAAATCACATCACAGATCACTGGATATTAGCTACAGTATACCTgaactaaaaaaacacaacagaaaagaaaGGATCTCCCTCTGGCGGTTATTGGAGGTACTGCAGAACAAATGTCTgctgaacaaataaacaaatgaccAAAGTTCTTTACAACTTGCATGAACTTTACTGTGAGATTAAATAAGAcctatgtatttatttatttatttgtcaatcaTTGCACTGTATACTAAGTAAAGCCAAACATTATTCAAGTGAATTCtactaaatattttaaaatgttttaaaatactaaatatGACCGgccattttttcatttttatttctaggAAATATGCAGTCATAGTAACTGATAATTTTACCATCCATGAAGCTAAAATTGAAAGTAACTGATAAAGTTGTTGAAAACTTCTCAAAATTGATGTGATTCACTTACAGCGCAGCAATTTCAGGATAAAAAGAGGGTCACTACAGATATTTCATAGCATCCTTGCGTGTTTCAAATGTGCATAAAGatgtatataatgttatttTGCAGGAAGAATTTATCTGTTTGACATGAAAAGCTCACGAGTGATTTCAGATCATGCaggtaccaaaataaaaaagcaggTTACCTCATCTCTTTCCAGCGAATGGATATGGAAGATTAATTGTGgcttacatacatacatacattcattcgttcattcatcttccaaaccgctttatccgccatagcgggtcacggggagctggaccctatcccagttgtcttagggtgtgaggcggagCAAACTCCGGGctcgatgccagtgcaccgcggggccacacaaagacagacaaccatgcatgctcacactcacacactacgggcaatttggaacggccaattaacctgaagcgcatggttatggaggtgggggggggaagccggagaacccggagagaacccacgcagacacgaggagaacatgtaaacttcgcacagagcgggactcgaacccgcaaCCGCcttgctacccactgcgccaccgtacaGCCCGGCTTACATACATTAAAGTATTTTGCTTGCCTCTTGATTATTTCATGGCCTACATGAAGTGATAAAATTAAAAGATAGTCTGGCTGAGATAGGTAGTTCATCTTTAActacccaacacacacacacacacacacacacacacacacacacacacacacacacacacacacacacacacacacacacacacacacacacacacacacacacacacacacacacacacacacacacacacacacacacacacacacacacacacacacacacacacactctttttttccacctgctggaggagctgtTGGTGTTTGAATGTCCAGCTCAGGAATCAGGTTGAAGAAGACAGATTGCAACAAGCATTTTTAGAGAAAGAAGGGTTGCGAGAAGAAAGGGATACGGTAAACAAGCAAGAGAACAACCGACCATCCGCTCTCTGTAAAGTAAACCTGTCTTCTGTTTGCATACACACAGCTCTGACTTATTCCCTTTTTCCTTTGAACATATGACACATTACATATAAACATCCATCTCTTCTCTAacctttattttatatatatatatattttatatggaGTGAGTCTGAGATGTAAAACATATATTAGATAAATGAGAGGACAGACTAtatttgtttccatggtaacacagATTTTGCTTTTGAATTACAGTGTGTTCTAATGGAGGcatattttatcatgtttgATCAAAAAAATAggtgagaggtttttttttttcttgagacaGATATAAAATTAGATTGATGTTGTGTGAAAAAATCCTGTTAGTGattttgagaaaaagaaaatcttgaCTCTAGGCGCTTTCAACAGCATCCCACAATCTTCTACAGCAGATTGATGCTCTGATTACTCAGTCGTCCATTCTAAGTTATCATCATGACTGAGTTTTCCTCAACTACTGATGAAACTGTGAAATGCTGTTGAAAATAACACACTGAGGAATGGAATGGACCAAAAGTCCAGATTTTCTTTTGGAATCAAAATCCAGAAATGAGCCTTAGAATAGGATTGACTTTAGGTCTATATGATAAATATGATgtagctgttagcttagcacaaagacaggaagcgggtgaGAGCCTAGCattacaacacaacacattttttatgcttTGTTGCCTAATGATATGTCAGACTGCAGCTAAGTGGATTTATGAGTTTTGGACAAATCCGGAACAGCCACCAATTTATGCTGCACTTAGCTAACTGAATGTATATTTGTCATGCAGTCATGAATAGAATTAGTCTACTGATCATGCTGTCAGTAGAAATGTGGATATTTGACTATCCAAAATCCTCCTTTAACAGATTTGACATGAAGAGATGATGTGTGCAccacataaaaatgaaagtatAAAAAATAGATGAACTAAATTTGTTGCATGATTTCACATCGGGCACAGCttcctttttttctggtttGTATTCATGAATTATCCTTCAAAATGGCAAAAATTAAGATGATGAGACTAAAAATTTGAGACCTACGCAGTCAAAATGATGCAGTGCTTTTTTTGTAGGTGGATGGTCACAGAACATTCCAGAGCCTGACTGTTTATAACTTACCTGAACTCATCACTTTcaaagaacattttcatttatttcacagcAATCCATGGGGTGAGCTTGATTTGCATAGATGCCTTCCTCACACTCTCACCTTATGCATAATTGATATGACTGTCATCTTCCCAACCATAATAATATCACTCCAATGGCagcacaaagaaatgaatcttGACATTCGAAGGTCTCAAGCAAGATTAAGATATCTCCTGAGCTGTCAACCAAAAATGCACATGTGTCAGGATCAATAGTCACTTTTTGgcatattttctttcaaatcaaATTTGTTCAAAGAATCTTCTTCTACTATATTCATTGTGcaattaatttagtttttctttgcTAAAAGTGATTTTCCAACATTCAGTCGACCCTGAAGTGCAAATCACCACAGCAAATAGGAAAACAGCTGCTAATCAAAACAATGCAACAAGAAACAGCAAATCATATTAACAAAGACAAATTGTGACAAGACATCAAACATCACaactgtaaaatataaaaacattatgACTGGAAGAAAAGGTAGGTGCCTGCTATTAACAAATATCAGCATTGATTTTCCAGAAAATTTAACAACTGGGAAAAACCAGTACAAGGAAATcaaaaacacagatttattgccaaattggagaaaaaaaaaggtttaaaagtgACCAAACATATTTATAAATTTTCAGTTTGTTGAATTCTACATCTTCCGGTGTATTTGATATGACTGTGTTATTTCCATATTTTACATATCGATTTGCATTCAGGACTGACATGTGTTACTGCCCAGACTCAGACTTCAGTTCATATGAGATGATTAATTCATTGTGTTAAATTCTTTtacacacatcacatcacatcatgCCTTTTCTGCAGTCTAAGTCACACAAACTTAATTTGTTTACTGACTCTTTTCGAGTGATGACGGCACTAAAAGCTTAAACTGTCAAAATGCTTTGAATAATCTTCCACTACCTGGAAAGTGTGTTTCCCTGTTAAGGACCGAAATGTGAGAACATGTGGTATGCTACGTGAACAAACTCTCCTCATCTGTCTGCTCTTTGTGCAGACGGTTGTTCCTCAATCAACTGTTATATAAGAGTCAACCTTGGAATAAGCAATGTAAATAAGAAAAGCAATGCCAACAAATCCAATGAATCATGAGACATCAAGAGACAGATTTGACTATGCCCATAGATCAGAGTGCAGCTCTTTATATTTCTTCCGAGAAAGTAATTAGAACgtgtttttgtttggattgATCAGCGTAGATTCCAGTCTTGTAATTGTAAACTTTGTCTTGTAATTTGAACTTTGGTCATAAAGGACAATATTAGACAGCAGTAAGTTTGACAGAATGTAAATGAGTCCCTGAATGCAGAATGACTGAGGTCTTAATTATGGTCTTGGTCATGCATTTCAGTTATATTTCAGACATTGAGGGACATTCCTAGGAATTTACAAATTCTTGTCCTCCACTCACACATGCCTTGCGTTATTTATCTATtcatttgtgcatttattttgatgGTCCCTGCCACTCCACTTGGAAAAGTAATACGTAGATCTTAAAACAACTCATCCCTGTTGAAATTTAACTGTTGGTGAGACTTTCTGTGGGAAAAGATCCAATTATCTTGTTTTGTAACCATTTGTAGGTCTGTCGTTTCTGCCTTAATGTATGGAATGTAGTTGGGAATGACAATTTAGTTTCTATTGATTGCTGATAATTGTGCTTTAATACGTTACTTCAGAGGATTTTTACACAGATGGGGAATGTATTCATCTTCAAGCTATTTAGTTAATTTCATGAACTTAAGGACTGATGATAGTTCATTGGGCTGTGTTATTGATAACTGGATATTCGTGAATTCGTATTGTTGTGAATAAATgtcttaatttgatttaaactaATATTAATTTGTAATTCTATtcaaatagaggaaaataatatATGTTTTGTCTTTGCTTCTGTCTCTCATGTAGTCATGGCTCTGCAGTAAATTTCTGGTTTGTACCTTTGCTTATGCTTATGCTGTTCACATAAAGTAGCTGGCTCATAGAGCTGACTCGTCTGCAACATCATTAATGCGCATCACTGAGCCTTAGGTTGTGTGCGTCCCTGTGTGACCAATAGCTGGAGTTTAGACAGGTGAGAAGTGAGTTATTTACACTTCATGATGATTATAAATTCACCACTCTCAGAAAAATTCAATGTTAGTCAAAACACATAAAACCACGGAATGACTCAGTCCTCACAGAAATACAAATTTGGTCTCTGTTTTATGGATCtaacattttgtatttgtacTACTGTTTGTTCTTGCTTCCATAAAGCTCCCAGCTAGGGAAATCTTCCAATTACACCATCATTTGCAGCTAAATCAACCCTTATGATCCATTCTCTAAAAAGACCATGTTTACTTATGTAAATACTGTTGGAGCTTTATTTCAGTTCAAAACAAAATTCAGTGAGACCTCAGAGGTAAAATTTTGTCTCTAAATAAGAAGAGAAATGGGTGAATGATTTTAGACAAAACAACATGCATCCCAAGCAGTGAGCATAAGataataaagaaaagagaaacttGAAAGAGATTGGAAATCTTTTAGTCCGTCTTTAGTCACTGTTTGAAAGTGATTGCC
This is a stretch of genomic DNA from Antennarius striatus isolate MH-2024 chromosome 11, ASM4005453v1, whole genome shotgun sequence. It encodes these proteins:
- the agpat4 gene encoding 1-acyl-sn-glycerol-3-phosphate acyltransferase delta isoform X2; translation: MGLLQLLKSQFLFQLLICFVFLASGLIINLLQICTLPLWLGNKQLARRINVKLGYCVSSQLVAILEWWSGTECTLYTDPKTHHLYGKENAIVVMNHSFEIDFLCGWAFCDKFGVLGSSKVLAKKELSYIPIIGWMWYFLEIVFCKRKWEEDRRTVAQSLQNLRDYPENYWFLLYCEGTRMTPQKHQISMQVAESKGLPKLKYHLLPRTKGFWVTVQNLRGVVAAIYDTTLNFRDNETPSLLGVLNGKKYQADLYVRRIPLELVPEDEAECGAWLHKLYQEKDSFQEHYVKTGRFPGPTVTPPCPPWALVNWLFWICLLVYPLGLFCYQLASSGSVLTIVASLALCSAADLTNRNFGWSSLDDWPD
- the agpat4 gene encoding 1-acyl-sn-glycerol-3-phosphate acyltransferase delta isoform X1, whose product is MGLLQLLKSQFLFQLLICFVFLASGLIINLLQICTLPLWLGNKQLARRINVKLGYCVSSQLVAILEWWSGTECTLYTDPKTHHLYGKENAIVVMNHSFEIDFLCGWAFCDKFGVLGSSKVLAKKELSYIPIIGWMWYFLEIVFCKRKWEEDRRTVAQSLQNLRDYPENYWFLLYCEGTRMTPQKHQISMQVAESKGLPKLKYHLLPRTKGFWVTVQNLRGVVAAIYDTTLNFRDNETPSLLGVLNGKKYQADLYVRRIPLELVPEDEAECGAWLHKLYQEKDSFQEHYVKTGRFPGPTVTPPCPPWALVNWLFWICLLVYPLGLFCYQLASSGSVLTIVASLALCSAASVGVRWMIGQTEINRGSNYGN